From a region of the Nostoc sp. UHCC 0870 genome:
- a CDS encoding plasmid partition protein ParG: MAEEEKPVRVSIYVNEDVRARFKSACALHKKSMNEVLVEFIEEYLAQNEQSQPQPKKSKGA, encoded by the coding sequence TTGGCTGAAGAGGAAAAACCAGTAAGAGTCTCAATTTATGTGAACGAGGATGTAAGGGCGCGGTTTAAATCTGCTTGTGCATTACACAAGAAAAGTATGAATGAAGTTTTAGTAGAGTTCATTGAGGAGTACCTAGCCCAAAATGAGCAATCTCAACCCCAACCTAAAAAAAGTAAAGGTGCTTAA
- a CDS encoding plasmid pRiA4b ORF-3 family protein: MASKKSASNQTVYQLKITLKNIRPPIWRRIQVLSSTTLEQLHLIVQEVMGWDNYHMHQFSIAGIDYGQTQREFNVRSEKTVKLSQVVKSEKFKFSYTYDFGDSWEHEILVEKELPSTPNTNYPICITGKRACPPEDCGGSWGYAELLEIITSPSHPEYEERMEWVGESFNPDTFDINEVNQRLQEFK; this comes from the coding sequence ATGGCTTCAAAAAAATCTGCAAGTAATCAAACCGTTTACCAACTCAAAATCACCCTCAAGAACATTCGACCCCCTATTTGGAGAAGGATACAGGTATTAAGTTCGACGACGCTTGAACAGCTACATCTGATTGTGCAAGAGGTAATGGGCTGGGATAACTATCATATGCACCAATTTTCCATTGCTGGCATTGATTATGGTCAAACTCAAAGAGAGTTTAATGTGCGTTCAGAAAAGACTGTAAAGCTAAGTCAGGTGGTTAAGAGTGAGAAGTTCAAATTTTCTTACACTTACGATTTTGGAGATAGCTGGGAACACGAAATTTTGGTAGAAAAAGAACTACCATCAACTCCTAATACAAACTACCCCATATGTATCACTGGGAAGCGTGCTTGTCCTCCTGAAGATTGTGGTGGTTCTTGGGGCTATGCAGAGTTACTGGAAATTATTACTTCACCGTCACATCCAGAATACGAAGAGAGGATGGAGTGGGTAGGTGAAAGCTTTAATCCAGATACCTTCGACATCAATGAAGTTAATCAAAGGTTACAAGAATTCAAATAA